Genomic DNA from Panthera leo isolate Ple1 chromosome A1, P.leo_Ple1_pat1.1, whole genome shotgun sequence:
GAAGAGTTGGAGATCAGACTGGTGCCTGTCAAAGCTCAGGCCTCGGGACCTGGCAGGCCCCAGGCACTCACTGGGGGCAATGCAGGAAGCAGCTAGAACACCTGCCAGTCTTCTCCCTCCTCACTCCACAGTGAGTGTGACAAGGCCACAAAGATCCTCCAGGGGGAACTTGTCCTGCTGTCGCAGCCCTGGGTCCTCGTCTTTATCCACTGGGCTCCACAAACTCAGTGGAGAAGAGACACCCAGGAATCCATCTTTTCCTGAAGGACGTGCAGAGGTTCTTCGAACCCTGCACTGGGCCCAGCACCCCTGGGTCTGACCCTCGTGCCCTGTTTTGTTGCTGAATGAAGTATCACATCCTGTTTCTATCATGTACGTGGGTATAGCCATGTGTTGTCCTGGGGCAGAGGTCAGAAGCATTTCACACGCTGGGTCAGCATGAAACTGTCTGAAACAAGGGCCTGGGTCTCCTCTGGTTCTGGGGCACTGGGCTCGGATCACCCCTTCTACCCTGATCTCactcttctccccctctctgtacTGTTAGAGGTGGACAGGTGTGGGGGAAATGTCCTGCTGGTTATTACTGCCCCCCTGGGGCCTCCGAACTGATAACACAAGGTCCCAGGGAGTCTCAGACCTCGTGTCCCCAAGGACAGCTGTGTGCCAAGCAGTGCCCACCAGGTAACaacccatttcttttccttggggtgtgaaagaggcagagagcaaggttGCTTAGCTGTCACCACCAGACCCACTcagggaaaggattttttttttagtcaaaaacaaattctaaaaatagttgacacccacacctgcctatctcagtcagcagagcatgcatgcaactcttgatttcagggtcatgagttcaagccccatgttggtcatagaggttactttaaaaaatcataaaaagtagTGGACCCCAGTGTTATACATCTAATATGTATctgcatatgcatgtgtatgtaatTACATACATCATATGTATGTCATATGATAGGCACCTAATGTAATTCAGATGGTTAGTGATTTGACAAACATCTTATGTGGAGCCAGGACTGGCATCCAGGCCTCTCAACTCCTGGGCCAGTAGAATCCCCCATGCCCCCCCTGGATACATGCTGTTGCCAACCTGCCATGGTGGAGCAGCCTCCCTGCCTTCCACAAGATCTGGTGTGACCCCATGTGCTCCAGGTTTTTACTGCCCAGAGGGCAGTGGAGAACCCACCTTGTGTCCACCTCACACCATGGCGGCTGCCCCCGGAGCCAAGCAGCAAGAGGAATGTGGGCCTTGCCCTGCTGGGCGCTGGTGCAAAGCTGGTGAGATACCTGCACCAGGAGTGCACGGGTcctgagaagggcagagggaggcccgctgggcaggaagagaggacagaaagTGATCACAACCTTTGCTCTCCAGGGGACCTGGCCACCCACCCCTGTCCTGCCGGCCACTACTGCCCTGGAGGGAGTGAGACCAGCCCAGGAACCCCTCAGGCCTGCCCTGAGCACACCTATCTGCCTGCAGAAGGAGGCCGGAGTCTGGCAGagtgcctcccctgccctcctggataCCTCTGTGTGTCCCCAGGTGAGAGGCTACCTCTAGGCCAGAGGCTGAGACCTCTGTGGAGGAGAGATAAGAGGCCATCAGGGGTCCCATGGCCATGCCTGCTGTTTTTGCCCCCAGGTCTCTCCTCCCTTGAAAGCCACCTTTGTCCTCCAGGCTACTGGTGTCCAGGTGATCAGGGTGCCTTTCTCTGCCCACCTGGCACCTTTCGGACAAAACCAGGGGCATCATCAAAAGAAGACTGTGAGCTCTGTCCCCCTGGCCACTACTGCCCCCAGGCCGAGCTGAAGGATCATGCAAATGTGTTTGTGATCCCCTGCAGAGCTGGATTTGAATGCCCTGCAGGTGAGACTGCTGgcctatccctccctccccagccactGCTCCCATCCCTTGTACTCTCACCCCCGAGGCTTAGGCCAGGTGCTCAGGCAAGTCTTATCAGCACTGGGCGCATCATGCAGGCAAGGCATGGCCACCCGCTTGTCTTAGCAAGCCGTTTGCCCAGCCCCCCATGGCCCACTCAGTCTTGGTTGGATCTGTGCCACCTGGATACCCTCAAGACCAAGGTGCACTGGTCTGTTCCTGTCTCCCTCAggtgctgtggctgaggtcactTGTAGGGCTGGCTCCTACTGCGAGACCCAGACAGGGATCCCCCCACTTTGTCCTGGGGGCTATGCCTGCCCTGCTGGCTCCTCCACCTACACTGGCCCAGGGCAGCTGTGAGtaccctcccctgcctgtgtgtcTCAGCCTCAGGGATCTCCAGAGAGGAGTCAAACCCCTGAGTCCCAAAGGATTCAGGACCCTGAGACAAGTACTGGGTAACCCTTTGCTTGGACTTCCCAGCTACAGTGTTTACATGCCTCAGTCCCTGCCTCtgtccttaaaaaggaagggagggtgaggaAGCAAATCCCACTGAGATGCCCTTCATTAGTTTCCAGGGCCATTTTGTGTGGGGcggccagatttagcaaataaaaatacaggaaaacccAGTTAAGTATGAATTTTAAGTAAACAACAAATTTCTAGTATAAGTATGGCCCATGCAATATGTGAGAGTACTTATACTCATTGTTTATTCATTGTTAATTAccactgtttatctgaaattcaaatatgaCTGGATGCACTGTATTTCATTTGGCAACCCCAATCCTGTGTCCAGGACTGACACTCCCAGCACTCCCACTGTGTCCCCCCATCCAGAGCCAGTCAGATTTGTTCCACTCATTCCTTTGCCCAGGGTGAAGTGGGCAGGGAGCACAGGTCTGGCCACTGCCCAATGACCTGGCCAATGGATGTGGCTCCCTCCTCCAGGATGACACCTGGACCTACTTAGTCCTCACTGGACACAAAGCCCAGCCCATGACCCCCTGTCTGGGATAATATcagagctgcccctcccccaggcagctTAAGGGTCAAGCATGGGGAATGTTGATGGGGGAGTTGAGGGGAACCCTGCTAGTGAGATGAGAGCCAATAGCACACACAGCCCCTTATCAACATGAAACTAGAGTCttgggctctgtgtctctgtgcagCTGTTTGTTTCCCTATTACTGTCCCCTGGGCAGTGCCCATCCACATGAGTGCCCTGGGGGCTCCGAGGCACTGAACAGGAGTGGCCTCAGGGTCTCAGAGGAGACTTGCTGCCACCTCTGTGAAGCAGGCACCTACCGCAGCCTGGCTCTGGATTCCCAAGcctgccagccctgcccccctGGATTCAGCTGCCACCAGGGTGAGTTTGGGAAGCCTGgatgtgagcaagagaggggggCTGGGGCCTCAAGTCAGAACTGGGCAGAGCCCGGTGAGGAAGATGCAGGAGGCAGGTAGGGAGGACCCACAGAACCCCTGGGAGCAGGCAGAGGAACAGGGGCTAGTTTTTCTCAGCTAGACCAGCCACCTGATGAGAAAGACCCAAGAACATAGGGAGGACACAGGTGAAGGAAGATTCAGAGAAAGTTGGTACCACACCTGTCTTgatgttagtttttaaaagacctaaaaattacAGACTGTACATCACATCGTACAAATTAGCATACTGGACCGAGTGGTCCAAGTGCTCTGAAAAACAGGACAACCACTGCCCAGTGTGTCAGCAATGCTGGGTATTCTGCTCTGTTTGCTAGAGGGATGGAAGTGCGTTCTGTGGTGCCCCAAAAGTCAAGGAGGACTgttttgggcggggggggggggggtagatacAATAAAGCACAGAGCCTCCACTGTCCTCCCTACAATCTAGATCTGCCCTCAACAGTATTTGCTTTGCTATCTCCCTCCCACTTTCCACCCCACCCATACCCCAAGTTCCCTCTTCCCCTGGACTCTGCCATTTCTTAGTCCCCACCTGAGCTGGAGTCCATGGCTCAGAATTTCCCCTCCATTTCCCTCCAGGAACAGAGAGTTACCACAGCCAGCCCTGCCCAGTGGGGCATTACTGTCCAGCCAAGACTCacagccccaggccctgcccctcagGAACCTTTGGAAACAGCAGCCAGGCAGGGGCAGTTGGAGAGTGCCTGCCATGCCCCGCAGGCACCTTCAGTGCCCATCCTGGCCAGGCCGGCTGCCTCCCCTGTGGGagctcttctttctctccacctggTAAGTCTCCACCCATGCCCACTCTCTAACTGGCTAATTGCCCTGGTCTCAAATACACCATTTGTCCCCTTAGCCTTATGAGACATCCTAAAGCTATGCTCATCTCAGCCTCTTAATGGTACCTTTGAAGTGGTAAATGCCTTTCAGGAAAACGGGgtgccaaatgtggggctcaccCCTCTGGATTTTCAttctttccaaaattgttttCCCCTTAAGTTCCCAGTTAAGTTCTTCATTCCTTCAAACagatgttttccatattttttctgacCTTTCTAGTTATATGTCATAGGAAGATACTCTGCCATTGTCAAAGGTAGAAAAAATCTTGTAAGTATATGCACTTTTGTAAACTGCCATTTTCCCTTTGGGGATGAAGTAGGGGCTTTTTAGTTAACTTATTTTAGAGGTTAGCTCACAAATGCCAAGTTCCAATTATTGTTGTTAGTGCCACAAAGACACTATGGAAGatatgaagacaaataaaataggaagaaagaaaatatataagaaattggCAGAAGCATCAAGtgccacaagaaagaaaaaaacaaggaaggcTGGATAGTTCAAAATGGGAAGAACTGAAGGATCAGGGAAACTTATGGGAAAGATTGTATTTAAACAGGAACTTGAGAATGAGTAAAATCTTGTTGAGTTGAGATTGTTGGGGAAAGATATTAaacaatgattcttttaatatagaTCCATGATTATTTCTATAGTCATAGATGCCAGGCCaagagtttttcaaaataatgtttatttaggaAATTAATGTGAAGCACTGCAAAAGTAGAGTAGCCCATATTCAACAAAGGACAAGCTCTCACAGCTGCTCCCATGGAGTCACTCCTTCACCCAAGAAGTCCCAAGGCTCTTCTGTGGAACTACAGGTCCCACAAAACCAAGTGGAAGCCCAGTTGGACAATGAGACACGAAAGACTCCTGGATCCGATCTGAGAGTGCCCAGGGTGTCAGCAGGGACCTGGTCCAAATGAGCCAAAGAACATACTGAAGTTCAGGATATTAGAGAGGGCTTGACCATCTATAACCTCACTGGTGAGAGTTCTCTGTGTCACTTCAGAATTAATTCCCTTCCTTCTCTACagtataaataattatttctcttgTCAGTGGTCCCTAaattaatttggggaaagaatatGACAAAGTccgcacaaaaaaaaaaaaaaagtcaactttcAATCCATTCAACAATTTCTGCTGAGGGCCTTTGGGCTACTATGCACAGTGTATGAGTGATTATCTTCAGGAAGTTGACATGTGCGAAActttaaatgagtttttaattcTTCCTGAGCAGATGACAGTCCCAACAGGGGCAAACAAGCTGGAATTGCAAAGAACCCTAGTCAGCTACAAGGTCCCaatctctacctctctcccaaATTGTTCTCCCAGAAGAACATTCACCTAGACTCCTTTGGTCTCCCATATAAAATATGAACTTCCCCACTCATCACTTTATCCTCTGCTGAGAATCCCTGTTCTCTTGGCTCTGTCTATCCAATCTAGACCATCCTTCAAAATCCTTCAGAGACCTTCAGTCTCTCcagctccctctctttctgttgtcTAGAGACAGAGGCCCGTGCTAGTCCTTCAGAACAGGCCTACAAGGCTTTGTGTAGTGGATAGGAACAACACTTTCCATGAGGTGTCAAGTGCTTTCAATTATATCAGTAATTTGCAGCCCCAGCTACACATTAAAGCACTCaagggcctttttaaaaaagtagatgtTCTGGCTTCACTTCAgaggtttttattaaatttgcCTAAACGGAACTTGGACAtccatgtttttttaaagcttctcagATGAATCTAATTAAAAGTCAGGGCTGAGAATCATTGACTCAGAAGATTTCATTCAATCCCCACAAAGACTCCTAAGGTCAGACTCTGGCAAATGTGGTTATCTGATctccctaaccctaaccctaactctaACTCTAACCCTAATCAGGTACCTGACTGTGGACAGGGAAAGAGAGCTTTCTCATATCATGGTTCACTGTTAGGCACCTGTGATGGGCCATAGGGCTTCTCTATCTCCAGGTGCCTCCCACTGCACATGTCGGGGCCTTAACAGGGTCTTCCAGAAGTCAGATGGTTCCTGCATCTGCCAGGCAGGACATGAGTCCTACAGCAGGAGGGGCCTGGAAAGTGAGGAGAGCGACAGTGATGAGGACTGTCAGCCCCAGGTAACACCTCACTCAGCCTTAGGAAAGGAAGGCTtggagagagtgaggagaggTAGCATTTATGGGTCCCTCTGCATGCCAGCCGCTTTTCATTGTCTGTTGGGTTAATGTGTAGTCCTTTGTGCTGGATGGATTACCTCCTATACAAATGAGAACACTTTAGAAAGCTCACATGATAAGACATATTTCTCCTTATCATAGACCCACAAATTTCAGCATTCATTATAAAGGATCTTAGGAGAGTAATTTGATCACTCCACCCAGTCTCCCTAGAGTTGGACCTCCCAGTTACCTCTTCCAAGCAGCAAACTTGTCTTCTATTACTATTGTAGGTTCCCTCTACCCTCAAGCCTAACCTTAGTCTTAGGGTGCTGACTAAATGACCTCTCAGGGAGCCTGGTTCCCCAGAGGCCCCACCATGTCCCTGGAATGTTCTCTGATGCTGAGAGTGCCCTCATCCTGGGCCTGCAGGGGGTTCCAGAGCCAGGACTCTTCTCCCACATCCTCCTTCAGGTCGCTGAGCGCTGCTCAGCTGGAGAAGTACGTCTGGCTGCCACCCGCAAGTGTGTGTCCCCCCAGCTGCACAACTGCTCCTCTTTCTGCCACCCAGTGGATGGGAAGCTCAGCGCTGAACTGGGCATGTGAGTGACAAAAACCTGCTGAGAACAGAATGAATTCATCGTCTCCAGACAGGTCCTGACTGTCCCCAGAGAGTCCCTCTGGAAAGGTTGGGCAGGACCCAGCTCTGATGGGAGACTGAGCCAAATACAATCTCCTTCCAGAAGCTGCCATGTCAGCATTTCCCAAGAAGGGGAATCAGGCCAACACCAGCCAAGGCAAGCAGCCCAGAGCTGAGGAGGTACTGGCAGCAAGGCAGAGCGAGCGCCATACCCCAGGTCCCTGAGCCAACTGTTAGGAGTGACCCTGGCTAGATGCCAAGCCGAGAAGGGCTCTGATTTTGTCTGGCTCTCCAGTCCTCCCCCTGGCCTGTGGACTGAATGGTATCCCCCAGCAGGCAGGGCCAGGGAACCATTGTGCTAGAAGGTCCGCTGGTTCCAGGCTGAACaactctctctcctcactcttgCCTCAGCAGGATGCCCAAAACAAAAATGCTGAGCTTGTCAACTAGGATTTGTCCCAGGCACTGCTCCTGTTCTGGAAGCTAGTGCAGAAGCAGGGGCCAGAGAGAGCACATTTTAATGAGTCATCATGGACCTCCATTGAAAGTGCAGTCACTGCTTTGGAAGAATAGACAGTTCAGATCCTTCTGGAGGTGTCTGTACTAGTGGAGGGGTGTCAGGAATGGGCAGCTGCGCCATACCCACCAGGACAGACCTCCCAACCTCTCCTCTCCTGCAGCTGCCAGTGCCAGGAATATGTTTCAGCAGAAGAGCTCTGTGATGCCCAGTGTCTGGCTAAGGCCCCCCAACTTTCCCTGGCCTGGGGTTCCAGCAGGGAGCTGATCCTCAGCGTGAAGGGCGAGGCTGGAGACCATGACCAGAGGGTGAGCCCACCTTGGGGAAGGGCTGGGATAGAAGGGCAGCCTCTGCCTGCTGGggacaagggggaaaaaatctcccAGGCACCCTAGCTGCAGAAACCAGGCAGCAGAAGAGGGAGCaccacctcagtggctcagtcggttaagcatctgactgttgatttcagctcaggtcatgatctcatagctcatgagattgacccccgcatcaggctctgtattgacagtgcagagcctgctggggagtgtctctcttcctctctctctctctctctttcttaaaataaataaagttaaaaaaaagggaaaatccaTTTGATAACCAGTCTTTCCTAGTCTGTTGCTATCTGCATGAATTTCTGTTCCATAGGCcggagggaaaggcagaaaggaagtaAGTGGTATTTCTTATGTTGATAATGTCAACCATCCAATTTGAAAGCCATTAAGAGAGCCGAGAAAGCAGCAGCTTGACTTTATAGAGTGTTAAGTGAAGCCCAGGGGCATGAAACCACTCACTGTGGTCACAGAAATGGTGTGAGCCCTGCTGGAACTGAGCCTGAGCCTCTTATCAAGGGCTGGACCTCTGGCCACAGGCGGGGCCTTCTCTTGGCT
This window encodes:
- the LOC122228417 gene encoding multiple epidermal growth factor-like domains protein 11, with the translated sequence MSCLQNLIFQHGDRAHEVQPPYPGGTSEGSCGPCPAGSFCPGLGLSSPISSCVAGSECPWDLRTSSPMAILCPQGHFCQPGSAWPVLCHQGEYQPSLGSDSCLLCPPGFHCPHPGTRMPRLCPAHAYCPAGTFTPQDASGLREEGDCSVCPPGNYCRGGQVWGKCPAGYYCPPGASELITQGPRESQTSCPQGQLCAKQCPPGFYCPEGSGEPTLCPPHTMAAAPGAKQQEECGPCPAGRWCKAGDLATHPCPAGHYCPGGSETSPGTPQACPEHTYLPAEGGRSLAECLPCPPGYLCVSPGLSSLESHLCPPGYWCPGDQGAFLCPPGTFRTKPGASSKEDCELCPPGHYCPQAELKDHANVFVIPCRAGFECPAGAVAEVTCRAGSYCETQTGIPPLCPGGYACPAGSSTYTGPGQLCLFPYYCPLGSAHPHECPGGSEALNRSGLRVSEETCCHLCEAGTYRSLALDSQACQPCPPGFSCHQGTESYHSQPCPVGHYCPAKTHSPRPCPSGTFGNSSQAGAVGECLPCPAGTFSAHPGQAGCLPCGSSSFSPPGASHCTCRGLNRVFQKSDGSCICQAGHESYSRRGLESEESDSDEDCQPQVAERCSAGEVRLAATRKCVSPQLHNCSSFCHPVDGKLSAELGICQCQEYVSAEELCDAQCLAKAPQLSLAWGSSRELILSVKGEAGDHDQRVSPPWGREVSSTLGPDQFFQENARVHLVQCGPRGIFGFVISRVDMLDSFLLDRSASHYPVYQMQHLFNSNPNWDFGAFRRLSHLVRETHLNFSRFAHQFLDPGTYVFRDNRLPESIIVVLVKKKGVACDPGLSPVQPSSPYQLARHGVLRHRLLNLGPDWTVITGEPLPLKTLEDFSVRTLYDKLEDQSLHVAAQLSKHRSEALAFYRGASQQLQGLKVRHNSPTAKLPSSLPPQRTGAPLTHFWKLLKTDTALVLPGLSPTPQHN